A region from the Sphingomonas sp. S2-65 genome encodes:
- a CDS encoding DNA recombination protein RmuC: MEPLALALIVLALFAGILAGWLLGGRGVAQMRAERDKREADFKAAIMDLAAAEERASETLALRSELSRIRDERDLARLEHAELKAKAGAFEERLTEFVNAREVMAGQFRELAANMLGEAQKSFLERADARFNQAGDKNEAKLKALLQPVESTLKRYEEGLQRVEKDRHDSYGALKEAISSVQAGLGETRTETAKLVNALRAAPKTRGRWGEQQFRNLIELAGLDAHVDFASEVSVTTDDGMLRPDFIIRLPGDQQLIVDVKCVLDAYLQASEATSAEERQAALASHARAVRNHADALSRKAYWAQFDKAPDFVIMYIPGDNFLSSALEFDMELWERAARNRVIIAGPSAFLPLARTVAAMWRQQKLTEDAREVGKLGKEMYERLATAATHLKRVGGGLNSAVENYNKFVSSFEGRVMVSARRFQALNVDTGNSELTAIDTVDVVAKAPAVELLPPAEIDDADEARAAAE; encoded by the coding sequence TTGGAACCCCTGGCTCTCGCATTGATCGTCTTGGCGCTGTTCGCCGGCATCCTGGCCGGCTGGCTGCTGGGCGGGCGAGGGGTGGCGCAGATGCGCGCCGAGCGCGACAAGCGCGAGGCGGACTTCAAGGCCGCGATCATGGACCTGGCTGCTGCCGAGGAGCGCGCGAGCGAGACGCTGGCGCTGCGTTCGGAGCTGTCCCGAATTCGCGACGAGCGCGACCTGGCGCGGCTGGAACATGCCGAGCTGAAGGCCAAGGCGGGCGCGTTCGAGGAGCGGCTGACCGAGTTCGTCAACGCCCGCGAAGTGATGGCCGGGCAATTTCGCGAGCTCGCCGCGAACATGCTGGGCGAGGCGCAGAAGAGCTTCCTCGAACGCGCCGATGCACGCTTCAACCAGGCCGGCGATAAGAACGAAGCCAAGCTCAAGGCCTTGCTGCAGCCGGTTGAATCGACGCTCAAGCGCTATGAGGAAGGCCTGCAACGGGTCGAGAAGGACCGCCACGACAGCTATGGCGCGCTGAAGGAGGCGATCTCGTCGGTGCAGGCGGGGCTCGGTGAAACCCGCACCGAGACGGCGAAGCTGGTCAACGCGCTGCGGGCGGCGCCCAAGACCCGCGGGCGCTGGGGCGAGCAGCAGTTCCGCAACCTGATCGAGCTGGCCGGGCTCGACGCGCATGTCGATTTCGCTTCCGAAGTGTCGGTCACCACCGACGACGGCATGCTGCGTCCCGACTTCATCATCCGCCTGCCGGGCGACCAGCAGCTGATCGTCGATGTGAAGTGCGTGCTCGACGCTTATCTGCAAGCGTCCGAGGCGACGTCGGCGGAGGAGCGCCAGGCGGCGCTGGCGTCGCATGCGCGGGCGGTGCGCAACCATGCCGACGCGCTGTCGCGCAAGGCCTATTGGGCGCAGTTCGACAAGGCGCCCGACTTCGTCATCATGTACATTCCGGGCGACAATTTCCTGTCGAGCGCGCTGGAGTTCGACATGGAGCTCTGGGAGCGCGCGGCGCGCAACCGGGTGATCATCGCGGGTCCGTCGGCGTTCCTGCCGCTGGCGCGCACCGTCGCGGCGATGTGGCGCCAGCAGAAGCTGACCGAGGACGCGCGCGAAGTCGGCAAGCTGGGCAAGGAAATGTACGAGCGGCTGGCGACGGCGGCGACGCATCTCAAGCGCGTCGGCGGCGGGCTCAACAGCGCGGTCGAGAATTACAACAAGTTCGTGTCCAGCTTCGAGGGGCGGGTGATGGTATCGGCGCGCCGCTTCCAGGCGCTCAACGTCGATACCGGCAATTCGGAGCTAACGGCGATCGACACGGTCGACGTGGTGGCGAAGGCGCCGGCGGTGGAGTTGCTGCCCCCAGCCGAGATCGACGACGCGGACGAGGCGCGCGCCGCCGCCGAATAG
- the def gene encoding peptide deformylase, with the protein MAILPIVEVPDPRLRLVSEPVGDVDDALRQLIADMFDTMYDAPGIGLAAIQVGVAKRVVVMDLQEEEDEEGKPIRHPRVFINPKISEPSEEMSVYTEGCLSIPEQFADIERPARCRVKWLDEKGESHDAVFDGLLATCIQHEMDHLEGIVFLDHLSKLKRDMIMKKLTKLRRAA; encoded by the coding sequence ATGGCCATTCTACCGATTGTCGAAGTACCCGATCCGCGCTTGCGCCTCGTCTCCGAACCCGTTGGGGACGTGGACGATGCGTTGCGCCAGCTGATCGCCGACATGTTCGACACGATGTACGACGCGCCGGGCATCGGCCTGGCCGCGATCCAGGTCGGCGTCGCCAAGCGCGTCGTCGTCATGGACCTGCAGGAGGAGGAAGACGAGGAGGGCAAGCCGATCCGGCACCCGCGCGTCTTCATCAATCCCAAAATCTCCGAACCGTCGGAAGAAATGTCGGTCTATACCGAGGGCTGCCTGTCGATCCCCGAGCAATTCGCCGATATCGAGCGTCCCGCGCGATGCCGGGTGAAGTGGCTGGACGAAAAGGGCGAGTCGCACGACGCGGTGTTCGACGGCCTGCTCGCGACCTGCATCCAGCACGAGATGGATCATCTGGAGGGCATCGTGTTCCTCGATCACTTGTCGAAGCTCAAGCGCGACATGATCATGAAGAAGCTCACCAAGCTGCGCCGCGCCGCCTGA
- the recR gene encoding recombination mediator RecR, whose amino-acid sequence MASPEIEALTQALSRLPGLGPRSARRAVLHLLKKRETALDPLLAALGAVSQRLSTCGICGNVDTLDPCAICADPRRDARALCVVEEVADLWALDRARLFPGKFHVLGGRLSALEGVRPEDLRIDSLVRRVADGGVDEVVLAMNATLDGQTTAHYVAERLEAFPVRITQLAHGLPVGGELDYLDEGTLAQALRARRPVA is encoded by the coding sequence ATGGCTTCTCCTGAAATCGAGGCACTCACCCAGGCCCTGTCGCGGCTGCCGGGGCTTGGCCCCCGCTCGGCGCGGCGCGCGGTGCTGCATCTGCTCAAGAAGCGCGAGACCGCGCTCGACCCGTTGCTGGCGGCGCTGGGCGCCGTGAGCCAGAGGCTGAGCACCTGCGGCATCTGCGGCAATGTCGACACGCTGGACCCGTGCGCGATCTGCGCCGATCCGCGCCGGGATGCGCGCGCCTTGTGCGTGGTGGAGGAAGTCGCCGACCTGTGGGCGCTTGACCGCGCGCGGCTGTTTCCCGGCAAGTTCCACGTGCTGGGCGGGCGGCTGTCGGCGCTGGAGGGGGTCCGTCCGGAGGATTTGCGCATCGACAGTCTGGTCCGCCGGGTCGCCGATGGCGGGGTCGACGAAGTGGTGCTGGCGATGAACGCCACGCTGGATGGCCAGACCACCGCGCATTACGTCGCCGAGCGGCTCGAGGCGTTTCCGGTGCGGATCACCCAGTTGGCGCATGGGCTGCCGGTGGGGGGCGAGCTCGATTATCTCGACGAAGGGACGCTGGCCCAGGCATTGCGGGCGCGGCGTCCGGTCGCCTGA
- the fmt gene encoding methionyl-tRNA formyltransferase gives MRIIFMGTPEFAVPVLDALVQAGHQVLAAYSQPPRRAGRGKQLTPSPVHARAEALGIEVRTPVTLRDADAQAAFAALGADVAVVAAYGLILPRPILAAPRLGCLNVHASLLPRWRGAAPIQRAILAGDAETGVGIMQMEAGLDTGPVRLEGRTAIDSKTAGDLTAELSAMGARLMLEVLADPDAFPPAPQPEQGITHAPKIDKAEARLDFTQSAATVERQIRAFNPAPGGFFELNGERIRVHAALCVPGAGAPGTVLDAALTIACGDGAIRPTSVQRAGRGIMPAEELLRGFAIPPGTRL, from the coding sequence ATGCGGATCATCTTCATGGGAACTCCCGAATTCGCCGTTCCGGTGCTCGACGCGCTGGTGCAGGCAGGGCACCAGGTGCTGGCAGCGTACAGCCAGCCGCCGCGCCGCGCCGGCCGCGGCAAGCAACTGACGCCCTCGCCGGTGCATGCCCGTGCCGAGGCCCTGGGGATCGAAGTCCGCACTCCGGTAACCTTGCGCGATGCCGACGCGCAGGCGGCGTTCGCCGCGCTCGGTGCCGATGTGGCGGTGGTCGCGGCCTATGGGCTGATCCTGCCGCGGCCGATCCTCGCGGCGCCCCGGCTGGGCTGCCTCAACGTTCATGCCTCGCTGCTGCCGCGCTGGCGCGGTGCCGCGCCGATCCAGCGCGCCATACTGGCCGGTGATGCGGAGACCGGCGTCGGCATCATGCAGATGGAGGCGGGTCTCGACACCGGCCCCGTCCGCCTGGAGGGTCGCACGGCCATCGATTCGAAGACCGCAGGCGATCTCACGGCCGAACTGAGCGCGATGGGCGCCAGGCTCATGCTCGAGGTTCTCGCCGACCCCGACGCCTTTCCGCCCGCGCCGCAGCCCGAGCAGGGCATCACCCACGCGCCCAAGATCGACAAGGCCGAGGCGCGGCTCGACTTCACGCAATCCGCGGCGACGGTCGAACGCCAGATCCGCGCGTTCAATCCCGCACCCGGCGGGTTCTTCGAGCTGAACGGAGAACGGATACGCGTACACGCAGCCCTCTGCGTTCCGGGCGCCGGCGCGCCGGGCACCGTGCTCGACGCCGCACTCACCATCGCCTGTGGCGACGGCGCGATCCGCCCGACATCGGTACAGCGCGCCGGCCGCGGCATCATGCCGGCCGAGGAGCTGTTGCGCGGCTTCGCCATCCCGCCAGGCACGCGGCTTTGA